In a genomic window of Lagopus muta isolate bLagMut1 chromosome 2, bLagMut1 primary, whole genome shotgun sequence:
- the PTP4A1 gene encoding protein tyrosine phosphatase type IVA 1 → MARMNRPAPVEITYKNMRFLITHNPTNATLNKFIEELKKYGVTTVVRVCEATYDTAPVEKEGIQVLDWPFDDGAPPSNQIVDDWLNLLKVKFREEPGCCIAVHCVAGLGRAPVLVALALIECGMKYEDAVQFIRQKRRGAFNSKQLLYLEKYRPKMRLRFKDSNGHRNNCCIQ, encoded by the exons ATGGCCCGAATGAACCGCCCAGCTCCTGTGGAAATCACCTACAAGAACATGAGATTTCTAATCACACACAATCCAACCAATGCAACCTTAAACAAATTTATAGAG GAACTTAAGAAATATGGCGTTACCACAGTGGTAAGAGTGTGTGAAGCTACTTATGATACTGCTCCGGTGgaaaaagaaggcattcaggTTTTG GATTGGCCCTTTGATGACGGTGCACCACCATCCAACCAGATTGTTGATGATTGGCTAAACCTCCTTAAAGTTAAATTTCGTGAAGAACCTGGTTGTTGTATTGCTGTACACTGTGTTGCTGGTCTTGGACG agcTCCAGTCTTAGTTGCTCTTGCACTGATAGAATGTGGAATGAAATATGAAGATGCAGTGCAGTTCATAAGACA GAAACGTCGTGGAGCTTTTAATAGCAAACAACTTCTGTACTTGGAGAAATACCGCCCCAAGATGCGCCTGCGTTTTAAAGACTCCAATGGTCACCGAAATAACTGTTGCATTCAGTAA